A stretch of the Thermofilum adornatum genome encodes the following:
- a CDS encoding ABC transporter permease → MQKFNLDVRGVAETLIALLAGLLASSILILSYGYDPIKAFYWLFYGGFGSLESILDTLGYATPLMLTGIAFGLCFKGGMFNVGVEGQAYMGAIGAIIFGGLVPRLLPILSPFSLILALAGSMLLGLAWALPPALLKAYRGVHEVISTIMFNWIAYNFVMFLVRGPLVNPSRPEMSLPVVENARFSVVPGSAVLTTAILVSIFSAVLIHLLLTLTRIGFEIRITGSNIDAAKYSGVNYKNIVITSFLLSGALSGLAGGLVITGRPPVWALYGTLGNIMNVGFDGMGVALIGRNHPLAIILSGIFIGGLWNGSRLMEPYSGVSSELSRAIIGLIVIALSIPELSKRLSRILKG, encoded by the coding sequence ATGCAGAAGTTCAACCTTGATGTTCGTGGTGTGGCCGAGACATTAATAGCACTCCTCGCCGGGCTATTGGCATCCTCGATACTCATACTGTCCTACGGCTACGACCCTATCAAGGCGTTTTACTGGCTCTTTTATGGCGGCTTCGGAAGCCTAGAAAGCATTCTAGACACACTTGGATATGCTACACCACTCATGCTTACCGGCATCGCATTTGGGCTCTGTTTTAAGGGAGGAATGTTCAACGTCGGCGTCGAGGGGCAAGCATACATGGGAGCAATAGGAGCAATCATATTCGGCGGACTCGTTCCAAGGCTTCTCCCAATCCTGTCACCCTTCTCCCTAATATTGGCACTGGCCGGATCTATGCTTCTTGGACTTGCCTGGGCACTGCCGCCTGCACTGCTCAAGGCTTATAGAGGAGTCCACGAAGTAATCTCCACAATAATGTTTAACTGGATAGCATACAACTTCGTAATGTTTCTTGTAAGGGGCCCACTCGTAAACCCATCCCGCCCAGAGATGTCTCTACCAGTAGTAGAAAACGCGAGGTTCAGCGTTGTTCCCGGGTCAGCCGTCCTAACCACCGCAATCCTGGTATCTATCTTTTCAGCTGTCTTGATACACCTCCTCTTAACGTTGACGAGGATCGGCTTTGAGATAAGAATCACTGGCTCAAATATTGACGCAGCTAAATATTCCGGTGTAAACTACAAAAATATCGTGATAACATCTTTCCTACTCTCTGGAGCCCTCAGCGGCTTGGCAGGTGGACTTGTAATCACTGGGAGGCCGCCTGTGTGGGCTCTCTACGGAACCCTTGGAAACATAATGAATGTCGGCTTTGACGGTATGGGGGTAGCTCTAATTGGCAGGAACCATCCACTAGCAATCATTTTGTCAGGAATATTTATTGGTGGCCTATGGAATGGGAGCAGACTGATGGAACCATACTCTGGTGTTTCCTCGGAGCTTAGCAGGGCAATTATAGGGCTGATTGTAATAGCTTTGTCTATACCCGAGCTATCAAAGAGGCTTTCCAGAATCCTCAAGGGGTGA
- a CDS encoding BMP family lipoprotein: MKKRNGIKTIYAIIILAIIVVAGLAAYILTQRPAGVTAKPKIAVVSDIGGRGDLSFNDMGFKGAEEAARDFGWDVMELISKTEADYIPNLETAAKDPNTKLIVGVGFLLSEALAQVAVKYPDKYFAGIDTYAQDVVKQKYPDKYPLPNLIDIKFEEHKGSALVGALACLLAINYDYPHVGMVLGIEIPVLWKFEIGYKWGCNWAIEWYKQKFPDQYASKIKNPDNILAQPVKERVLWTYTGTFSDITKGYEAAKAMYAKKAVAVYNVAGPLGLGINQALDEIAKARGLNMGPPFWIGVDADQDWINPGFVIASMMKRVDKGVYYAAYLVQKGKFKDIAVKNNGILLLGIGTKVDGESMEGISVSTLNDLDEFIKMGQAAEQYVGKKVLPMDPEQIRAKVKAMRDSVPQWVWQAVSELEAQIREGKVQVPLPQTESDVKAWREQLG; the protein is encoded by the coding sequence ATGAAGAAAAGAAACGGCATAAAGACAATTTATGCAATAATTATTCTCGCCATCATTGTCGTCGCCGGCCTCGCTGCTTATATATTGACCCAGAGACCTGCCGGAGTCACTGCTAAGCCTAAAATAGCTGTAGTCTCAGACATCGGTGGCAGGGGAGACCTAAGCTTCAACGACATGGGCTTCAAAGGCGCAGAAGAGGCTGCCCGCGACTTTGGATGGGACGTTATGGAGCTAATTAGCAAGACAGAGGCTGACTACATACCTAACCTTGAGACAGCCGCAAAGGACCCGAACACTAAGCTAATTGTGGGCGTAGGCTTCCTGCTTAGCGAGGCCCTAGCCCAGGTAGCAGTAAAGTATCCCGACAAGTATTTTGCAGGCATCGATACATATGCCCAAGACGTAGTTAAACAGAAGTATCCTGACAAGTACCCCTTGCCAAACCTCATCGACATAAAGTTTGAGGAGCACAAGGGAAGCGCGCTCGTAGGTGCACTTGCATGCCTCCTAGCCATCAACTATGACTATCCACACGTAGGAATGGTTCTAGGAATTGAGATACCAGTTCTCTGGAAGTTCGAGATAGGCTACAAGTGGGGATGCAACTGGGCCATAGAATGGTACAAGCAGAAGTTCCCAGACCAGTATGCGTCAAAAATCAAGAACCCAGACAACATATTGGCCCAACCTGTTAAAGAGAGAGTCCTCTGGACCTACACGGGAACCTTTAGCGACATCACCAAGGGCTACGAAGCCGCAAAAGCAATGTATGCCAAAAAAGCCGTCGCTGTATACAACGTCGCAGGCCCACTTGGGCTCGGCATAAACCAGGCACTAGACGAAATAGCCAAGGCCAGAGGCCTCAACATGGGTCCACCATTCTGGATAGGGGTAGACGCTGACCAAGACTGGATCAACCCAGGCTTCGTGATTGCAAGCATGATGAAGAGGGTCGACAAAGGAGTATATTACGCTGCCTACCTAGTACAGAAGGGCAAATTCAAGGACATAGCTGTGAAAAACAACGGGATTCTTCTCCTAGGAATCGGAACAAAAGTGGACGGCGAATCAATGGAGGGTATATCCGTCAGTACACTCAACGACCTAGATGAATTCATAAAAATGGGACAGGCGGCTGAACAATATGTAGGCAAGAAAGTCTTACCCATGGATCCAGAACAGATCAGGGCCAAGGTAAAGGCAATGAGGGACTCTGTACCACAGTGGGTATGGCAGGCGGTAAGCGAGCTAGAGGCACAGATACGTGAAGGCAAAGTACAGGTACCACTCCCACAGACAGAGTCAGATGTAAAGGCTTGGAGAGAACAGCTCGGATAA
- a CDS encoding helix-turn-helix transcriptional regulator → MSGKTIRLMWGALLIYLAIGLVLVSGQPVETLYIEEGGVLRGFIFLPLSSEGVAEVNLPCSVPTVAVYPEKGVPTYTLSGSTLQIYGDPNTNVNVTFTCDLGNVSTISLTLQPINQKLNIYISQTYTVLGIYPTPDEISYKPGYVYLGFGNLSTSLQLELAETGLPGEGKPPAPSQATTPTNVPPKEDYTLWILVLALALAVIILGFLLTGRNKKAPETLVEEDQAIIDYLKSMGGKAYLKEIREALGLPSTTALRRIKRLESMGFVKTEKTPGGLLVVLLRK, encoded by the coding sequence ATGAGTGGAAAAACTATCCGCCTCATGTGGGGAGCTTTACTGATCTATCTAGCTATAGGACTAGTATTGGTTTCTGGACAGCCCGTAGAAACACTTTACATAGAGGAGGGTGGGGTCCTAAGGGGCTTCATTTTCTTGCCTCTCTCCAGCGAGGGAGTGGCAGAGGTAAATCTCCCCTGTAGTGTCCCAACAGTTGCCGTTTACCCAGAGAAAGGTGTCCCAACATACACGCTTAGCGGTTCAACTCTACAAATATATGGGGACCCCAATACCAACGTAAACGTAACTTTCACGTGTGACCTAGGAAATGTTTCTACCATTTCTCTTACCTTGCAACCCATAAACCAGAAGCTTAACATCTACATTAGCCAGACATATACCGTTCTAGGCATATATCCAACCCCAGACGAGATCTCCTACAAGCCGGGCTATGTGTACCTCGGCTTCGGAAACCTCTCAACAAGTCTACAGCTCGAGCTGGCTGAGACCGGGCTACCGGGCGAAGGAAAGCCACCTGCACCATCACAAGCGACGACACCTACAAATGTTCCTCCAAAAGAAGACTATACTCTCTGGATCCTTGTACTAGCCCTAGCGCTGGCCGTAATTATTTTGGGCTTTTTGCTTACTGGGAGAAACAAAAAGGCCCCCGAGACACTAGTTGAAGAGGACCAGGCAATCATCGACTACTTGAAGTCCATGGGCGGGAAGGCCTATCTAAAGGAGATACGTGAAGCCCTTGGATTGCCGTCTACAACTGCCCTCAGGAGGATAAAAAGGCTTGAATCAATGGGCTTTGTCAAAACAGAGAAGACTCCTGGAGGTCTACTCGTTGTTCTGTTGAGGAAATAA
- the udp gene encoding uridine phosphorylase has translation MSSKGTVKRFSASKASTEEGLQYHIRCKPGDVAEFVLLPGDPERVPWIASFWDEQREVARHREYVTYTGRYKGVPVSCTSTGIGGPATAIAVEELLRVGASTFIRVGTTGAIQPDIEVGDIIIATGAVRLDGTSKQYVRVEYPAFAHFEVVSALIHAAESLGARYHVGIVASTDSFYTGQARPGYRQYEQSWMRDLIPDLQKAGVLSFEMEASTLFTLSNIYGARAGAVLAAVANRIKNELVENAGVEMAIRVANEAVKILHEWDQIKKARGKKYMYPGLV, from the coding sequence ATGTCAAGCAAAGGCACCGTGAAGAGATTCTCAGCATCAAAGGCATCCACCGAGGAGGGGCTCCAGTACCATATCAGGTGCAAGCCCGGAGACGTTGCAGAGTTTGTTCTTTTGCCAGGAGACCCTGAAAGAGTGCCGTGGATAGCTAGCTTCTGGGATGAACAAAGGGAAGTAGCCCGCCACCGCGAATACGTCACATATACAGGCAGATATAAGGGCGTCCCCGTCTCATGCACATCAACAGGCATCGGCGGGCCCGCTACCGCAATCGCTGTAGAGGAGCTACTAAGGGTTGGGGCCTCGACATTTATAAGGGTCGGGACGACTGGCGCGATACAGCCAGACATCGAGGTGGGAGACATAATCATTGCTACTGGCGCCGTGAGGCTCGACGGCACAAGCAAGCAGTACGTGAGGGTCGAGTACCCGGCATTCGCGCACTTCGAGGTTGTCTCCGCCCTCATCCATGCCGCAGAGTCCCTCGGAGCCAGGTACCACGTTGGCATAGTCGCGTCGACCGACTCCTTTTACACGGGCCAGGCGCGTCCAGGATACAGGCAGTACGAGCAGAGCTGGATGCGTGACCTCATCCCTGACCTGCAGAAAGCCGGGGTGCTGAGCTTCGAGATGGAGGCTTCAACCCTGTTTACCCTCTCGAACATATATGGGGCTAGGGCTGGAGCAGTCCTAGCGGCCGTCGCAAATAGGATAAAAAACGAGCTTGTAGAGAACGCAGGCGTGGAGATGGCAATTAGGGTTGCAAACGAGGCTGTAAAGATTCTGCACGAGTGGGACCAGATCAAAAAAGCTCGGGGCAAAAAATACATGTATCCGGGACTCGTCTAG